In Vanessa tameamea isolate UH-Manoa-2023 chromosome 25, ilVanTame1 primary haplotype, whole genome shotgun sequence, a single window of DNA contains:
- the LOC135194138 gene encoding uncharacterized protein LOC135194138 produces the protein MTCLPFGLASAPHLFSSITCWVAETLRAKDCRVLVYLDEFLLVQQDQTKLSLQAAEAVRHLELLGWKVNFQKSVLTPTQDLEYLGIRWLTAKNKMVLPNQKVKCINSALEQITQKPHMSLRQLQTILGQLNFANFVIPRGRLHCRNFQIFLRRFDKRLPRQVQRIPQNVYREMVWWRGANYHSLPIHKKPATHFLATDASDMGWGAQLDGKVISGSWSLYQRRWHSNKKELFAVFAAIKMNSKILVKSHVLIQSDNRTLIAYIRKEGGTKSLALPELTFKLLQLADKFKITLSAYYLPGRYNILAARLSRGKHLAEWHLIPDATAEVF, from the coding sequence ATGACGTGCCTGCCTTTCGGTCTAGCTTCTGCTCCGCACCTTTTCTCTTCCATCACATGCTGGGTCGCGGAGACCCTGCGTGCGAAAGATTGTCGAGTGCTAGTCTATCTAGACGAATTTCTTCTGGTGCAACAAGACCAAACCAAGTTAAGTCTTCAGGCTGCGGAGGCCGTAAGACACTTGGAACTGTTGGGTTGGAAAGTGAATTTCCAGAAATCGGTCCTAACTCCAACACAAGACTTGGAATATCTAGGGATACGATGGCTAACGGCCAAGAACAAAATGGTCTTACCAAATCAGAAAGTAAAATGCATCAACAGCGCCCTAGAACAGATTACGCAAAAGCCACACATGAGTCTAcgacaattacaaacaattttGGGGCAGCTGAACTTTGCCAACTTTGTCATTCCACGGGGCAGACTACACTGTCGCAATTTCCAAATATTCTTGCGACGCTTCGACAAGAGACTACCCCGTCAAGTACAACGTATCCCTCAAAATGTTTACCGAGAGATGGTGTGGTGGCGCGGAGCCAATTATCACTCGTTACCGATACACAAAAAACCAGCTACCCACTTCCTGGCAACGGATGCCTCAGACATGGGTTGGGGCGCTCAACTGGATGGAAAAGTGATCTCAGGGAGCTGGTCACTCTACCAAAGGAGGTGGCACAGCAACAAAAAAGAATTATTCGCCGTTTTCGCTGCTATCAAAATGAActcaaaaatattagtaaagtcACATGTACTGATCCAATCCGACAATCGAACACTGATAGCGTATATCCGGAAAGAAGGCGGAACCAAATCTTTAGCGTTGCCGGAACTGACATTCAAACTTCTCCAACTAGCGGACAAATTCAAAATAACGCTGTCAGCATATTACCTCCCGGGGAGGTACAACATACTTGCGGCCAGATTATCACGAGGAAAACATCTGGCGGAATGGCACCTGATACCCGATGCGACAGCGGAAGTCTTCTAA
- the LOC135194135 gene encoding homologous-pairing protein 2 homolog: protein MASDTVLKYLADTNRPYSCADITVNLRGTYSKNAIQKALDALGESGKIRCKLYGKQKVYAALQTDSTEIASDSEDYDSQIVSITNSLDEKKSLLKTAELNLKNLLSAPTNDSAKSQIEEIKNKIVKLENKLIDLRNSTEVVSVNDKKIILNDHDIFFKEYRKRKRICSDMIEAVLEGYPKSKKNFLDELCIETDEMVNFKLASKQ, encoded by the exons atggcaAGTGACactgtacttaaatatttagcCGATACTAATAGACCGTACTCGTGTGCAGATATTACAGTTAATTTGAGGGGCACGTATTCTAAAAATGCAATACAAAAAGCGCTTGACGCGTTAGGCGAATCAGGTAAAATACGATGCAAATTGTACGGTAAACAGAAGGTATATGCAGCGTTACAAACTGATAGTACAGAAATAGCTAGCGATTCAGAAG ATTATGACTCGCAAATCGTAAGCATAACAAACAGTttagatgaaaaaaaatctttactaaaAACTGCTGAACTCAACCTCAAAAACCTCTTATCCGCGCCGACCAATGATAGCGCGAAATCACAAATtgaggaaattaaaaataaaatagtcaaaCTAGAAAACAAGTTGATCGATTTGCGCAACTCTACTGAAGTTGTAAGcgttaacgataaaaaaataatattaaacgaccacgatattttttttaaagaatacag AAAACGCAAGAGAATTTGTTCAGACATGATCGAAGCTGTTCTTGAAGGTTATCCGAAATCAAAAAAGAACTTTCTAGACGAACTATGTATAGAAACGGACGAGATGGTTAATTTCAAACTGGCttcgaaacaataa
- the LOC113403146 gene encoding transmembrane protein 14C, with product MGLDIIGFAYAATVAAGGVMGYAKAGSIPSLGAGLIFGSILGVGAYQLSQDPSNYTLMMGTTTSLGGLMGYRYYNSRKFMPAGLMFVLSVGMFAKLLVKNVTASPMAVKSN from the exons atgggtCTAGACATCATAGGTTTCGCTTATGCAGCTACCGTTGCCGCTGGTGGCGTTATGGGTTATGCGAAAGCAG GATCTATTCCGTCACTCGGAGCTGGGCTTATTTTTGGATCTATATTAG gTGTGGGCGCATACCAACTTAGCCAGGATCCTTCAAATTACACTCTGATGATGGGGACAACTACATCTCTAGGAGGTCTCATGGGCTATAG GTATTATAATAGCAGAAAGTTCATGCCAGCAGGTCTCATGTTTGTCTTATCAGTGGGAATGTTTGCGAAGCTGCTAGTTAAGAATGTCACCGCCTCTCCAATGGCTGTGAAGTCTAATTAA